TGCCGCCGAGAAGCCCGCTGCTGAGAAGAAGGCGCCCGCCAAGGCGGCTGCCCCGAAGGCTGCTGCTGCCCCGAAGGCTGCTGCTGCCCCGAAGGCTGCTGCTGCTCCGACGGCTGCCGCCGCTGCGAAGGCCGACGAGGTCGTCGCGGCCAAGCCCGCCGCCAAGAAGCCCGCCGCGAAGTCCTCGGATGTCGCGTCGCGCCCGCAGGTGCTGAAGGCTCACCACCTCCGCCCCGCCGAGGGCGCCAAGAAGGCCAAGACCCGCGTCGGACGCGGTGAGGGCTCGAAGGGCAAGACCGCCGGTCGCGGCACCAAGGGCACCAAGGCCCGCTACCAGGTGCGCGTCGGCCTCGAGGGCGGCAACCTCAACTCGGTCATGCGCGCCCCGAAGCTCCGCGGCTTCAAGAACCCGTTCCGGGTCGAGTACCAGGTCGTGAACCTGGACCGCCTGGCCGAGCTCTACCCCTCGGGCGGCGACGTCACCATCGGCGACCTGGTCGCCAAGGGTGCCGTGCGCAAGAACGAGAAGGTCAAGGTGCTCGGCACCGGCGAGATTGCGGTTAAGCTGAACGTTGCGGTCGACAAGGTCTCGAGCTCTGCGGAGCAGAAGATCGTCGCCGCCGGCGGCTCCGTCAAGTAGCCATCGGGCAGGTGGCCCCGCGAGGGGCCACCTCCTCGCCGTACGCACTCGCGTACGGCAGCTCCAAGAAATCTCAACGGGAGGCGTCGTGTTCAGTGCCGTCGCGCGGATCTTCCGCACGCCGGACCTCCGCCGCAAGATCGCATTCACGCTGGGCATCATCGCCCTGTTCCGGCTCGGGTCCTTCGTTCCCGCGCCGTTCGTGGACTTCGGCAACGTCCAGCAGTGTCTCGCGGGCAACGCTGGCGCCTCGGGTCTGTACGACCTCGTCAACCTCTTCAGCGGCGGCGCGCTGCTGCAGCTGTCGATCTTCGCGCTCGGCATCATGCCGTACATCACCGCGTCGATCATCGTGCAGCTGCTGCGCGTGGTCATCCCCCACTTCGACACCCTCTACAAGGAGGGCCAGGCGGGCCAGGCCAAGCTCACGCAGTACACCCGGTACCTGACGATCGCCCTCGGCGTGCTCCAGTCGACCACGCTCATCACGGTCGCGCGCTCGGGCGCCCTCTTCGGCACCACGGGCGGCGCCGAGTGCTCGCAGCTCATCGTGCCGGGCGGAGACACCTGGTACGGCATCCTGCTCATGGTCATCACCATGACGGCCGGCACCGGCGTGATCATGTGGATGGGCGAGCTCATCACCGAGCGCGGCATCGGCAACGGCATGTCGCTGCTGATCTTCACCTCGATCGTGGCCTCCTTCCCGAACTCGCTCGTCTCGATCGCGCAGCAGCGCAACATCGAGACGCTGCTGCTCGTGCTCGCGATCGGCGTGCTCATCATGTTCGCCGTCATCTTCGTCGAGCAGTCGCAGCGTCGGATCCCGGTGCAGTACGCCAAGCGGATGGTGGGTCGCCGCACCTACGGCGGCAACAACACCTACATCCCGATCAAGGTCAACATGGCGGGCGTCGTGCCGGTCATCTTCGCCTCCTCGCTGCTGTACCTGCCCGCGCTCATCGCGCAGTTCAACCAGCCGAAGGCGGGCGAGACCGCGCAGCCGTGGGTGCAGTGGATCTCCGTCTACCTCACGCGCGGCGACCACCCGCTCTACATGGCGCTGTACTTCCTGCTCATCGTGGGCTTCACCTACTTCTACGTCGCGATCACCTTCAACCCGGATGAGGTCGCCGACAACATGAAGAAGTACGGCGGCTTCATCCCCGGCATCCGCGCGGGTCGTCCGACCGCCGAATACCTCGACTACGTGCTCACGCGCGTGACGCTGCCCGGCTCGATCTACCTCGGTCTCGTCGCCCTCATCCCGCTCATCGCGCTCGCCGCGGTGGGGGCCAACTCGAACTTCCCGTTCGGCGGCACCTCGATCCTGATCATGGTGGGCGTCGGTCTCGAGACGGTGAAGCAGATCGACTCGCAGCTGCAGCAGCGCCACTACGAGGGCCTGCTGCGGTGAGCCTGCGGCTCCTGATCGTGGGCCCCCCCGGGGCGGGGAAGGGCACCCAGGCGACGCGGATCGCGGAGCGCTTCGGCATCCCGACGATCTCGACGGGCGACATCTTCCGGGCCAACATCGCGAACGAGACCGAGCTCGGCAAGCGCGTGAAGGCGATCGTCGACTCGGGCGACTACGTTCCCGATTCGCTCACCAATGAGCTCGTGTCGGACCGCCTGTCGGAGGCCGACGCGCGCGGCGGGTTCCTGCTCGACGGCTACCCCCGTACCCCCGAGCAGGTGCGCTACCTCGACGAGCTGCTCTCGGCCCACGGGCACAAGCTCGACGCGGTGCTGCGGCTCGTGGCCGACCAGGACGAGATCGTGCGGCGGCTGCGCAAGCGCGCTCTCGAGCAGGGGCGTGCGGACGACTCCGAGGAGGCGATCCGCCACCGCCAGGAGGTCTACCGTCGCGAGACGGCCCCCGTGCTGGAGATGTTCCGCGAGCAGGGGCTGCTGGTCGAGGTCGACGGTCTCGGCACCGTCGACGAGGTCACCGAGCGCATCTGGGCGGCGTTCGACGCCAACGGACTGCAGCTTCCCGAGCAGTCCGCCTGAGCTGCTGACGGATCCCCGCGGTGTCCGGCATCGGTGAGTGGCGCGGGGCCGGCATCGGAGCGGGCATCGCGATCGGCCCGGTCGTGCGACTCGAGCAGTCCGCTGCGCCGACCCCGACCGACACCCTGAGCACGCTCGGTGCGGAGGCGGAGGCGGAGCGCGTCGTCGTGGCCCTCGGCTCGGTCGCCGCGCTGCTGCGCCGCCGTGCCGTGCACGCGGACCGAGTGGTGCGCGGGGTGCTCGAGGCGCAGGCGCTCATGGTCGAAGACCCCGCCCTGCGGGATGCGATCCAGCTGCGGCTCGACGACGGCGTGACGGCCGAGGCGGCCATCGCGGGCGCGTTCGGAGCCTTCGCCGAGCTGCTCGTCGCGGCGGGCGGCTACGTCGCCGAGCGGGCGACGGATCTGCGCGACCTCGCGGACCGCGCGGTCGGGGCGCTGCAGGGCCTTCCGAGCGAGGCGATCGTCGACCCCGGCGTCCCCTACGTGCTCGTCGCCCGCGACCTCGCACCCGCCGACACCGCGGTGCTCGATCTCGACCGCGTGCTCGCGTTCGTGACGAGCGAGGGCGGCCCGACCTCGCATTCGGCGATCCTCGCGCGGCAGCGCGGCATCGTCGCCGTCGTGGGGGCGACGGGGGTCGCCGCCGTCGCCGACGGGACCGAGCTGCTCGTCGATGCCCTCCACGGGCGCGTCGTCGCCGACCCCGACCCCGCGGAGCGCGCGGAGGCCGAGCTGCGACTCGCCGTCCAGGCCTCGGCCCTCGCGACACCGGCTGCGCCCGGCGCGCTCGCCGACGGCACCCGGATCGCCCTGCTCGCGAACATCGGATCGCCGTCGGAGGTCGGTGACGCGGCCCGGCTGGGCGCCGAGGGGGTCGGGCTGCTGCGCACCGAGTTCCTCTTCCTGGATGCCGCCGAACCGCCGACCGTCGACGCGCAGCTCGCGAGCTACCGCGCGGTGCTCGACGCCTTCCCCGGGATGCCGGTCGTCGTGCGCCTGCTCGATGCCGGCGCCGACAAGCCCCTCGCCTTCCTCCCCGCAGGCGAGGAGCTCAACCCGGCCCTCGGGCGGCGGGGCCTGCGCGCGTTGCGCGCGGAGGAGGGGGTGCTCCGCGACCAGCTGGCCGCGCTCGCCGCCGCGGGAGCCGGCTCGGCCGCCGAGCTCTGGGTCATGGCGCCCATGGTGACCACGGTCGAGGAGGCGCGCTTCGTCGTGCAGGCCGCCCATGACGCCGGCATCCCGAACGCCGGTGTCGTCATCGAGGTGCCGTCGGCCGCCCTCATCGCGGACCGGATGCTGCGGCACGTCGACTTCGCCTCGATCGGCACCAACGACCTCACCCAATACACGCTCGCCGCCGACCGCTCGCTCGGCGGCCTGAGCGCGCTGCAGGACCCCTGGCATCCGGCGGTGCTCCGGCTCGTCGCCGAGGTGGGCGCGGCGGGGATCGCGCAGGGCACCCAGGTGGGGGTGTGCGGCGAGGCCGCCGCCGATCCTCTGCTCGCGATCGTGTTCGCGGGCCTCGGGATCACGAGCCTCTCGATGGCGCCCGCGGCCCTCGCGGGGGTGCGCGCGGCCCTCGCCCGCTGCACGCGCGAGCAGGCCGAGTCCATCGCGGCGGCCGCACTCGCGGCCGAGGAGGCCGACGAGGCGAGGCGCGCCGCGAGCGCGGTGGCGCGAGCGCGATTTATCGGCTAAGCTCGATCTTTGGTGCTTTGTGCCCGACGGGCATTCCGCCTTTCGGCGTGAGCACCGAATCACTCACCCGCATGACCGAGCATTACCGATAGCGATTACGAGGGTATGGCCAAGAAAGACGGCGTCATCGAGATCGAGGGATCCGTCCTCGAGGCTCTGCCGAACGCGATGTTCCGCGTCGAGCTGAGCAACGGGCACAAGGTTCTCGCCCACATTTCGGGCAAGATGCGTCAGCACTACATCCGGATCCTCCCCGAGGATCGCGTGATCGTGGAGCTGAGCCCCTACGACCTGACCCGCGGCCGCATCGTCTACCGCTACAAGTAAGGCTCGGAAAGTAACGGCCTGCCCCGGCAGGTACGAAGACAGCGAGAAGGAAACATGAAGGTCAACCCGAGCGTCAAGCCCATCTGCGACCACTGCAAGGTCATCCGCCGCAACGGCCGCGTGATGGTCATCTGCAAGTCGAACCCGCGTCACAAGCAGCGTCAGGGTTGAACCGAAGGTCGACACCGCGAAGCGGTTTCGACCGAAGGTTCAAGATCGAGGAGCGCCGCGAAGCGACGCGTCACGAGATCCCCAGACTTCACAACTCAATAGCTAACTTGCACCGCCAGAACCTCCCGCACACGGAGGGGACACCCCGGGTCGGAGGCCCGGGCACCGGCGGCGCTCCACACCTCCGAACGACTCCATAAGGAGAAGCCGACATGGCACGTCTCGCCGGCGTCGACATCCCGCGCGACAAGCGCGTGGAAGTCGCTCTGACGTACATCTACGGCGTGGGCCGCACCCGTGCGCTCACGACCCTCAAGGAAACCGGGATCTCCGGTGACATCCGCGTGAAGGATCTGACCGACGACCAGCTCGTCGCCCTTCGCGACTACATCGAAGGCAACTTCAAGGTCGAGGGCGACCTCCGCCGCGAGGTGCAGGCCGACATCCGCCGCAAGGTCGAGATCGGCTCGTACGAGGGCCTTCGCCACCGCCGTGGCCTGCCCGTCCGCGGTCAGCGCACCAAGACCAACGCACGCACTCGCAAGGGCCCGAAGCGCACCGTGGCCGGCAAGAAGAAGGCAGGTAAGAAGTAATGGCTGCTCCGAAGGCCGCCGCGCGCAAGCCGCGTCGCAAGGAGAAGAAGAACATCGCCGTGGGTCAGGCTCACATCAAGTCGACGTTCAACAACACCATCGTCTCGATCACCGACCCCTCGGGTGCCGTCATCAGCTGGGCCTCGTCCGGTGGCGTCGGCTTCAAGGGTTCGCGCAAGTCGACCCCCTACGCCGCGCAGCTCGCCGCCGAGTCGGCCGCGCGCCAGGCGCAGGAGCACGGCATGAAGAAGGTCGACGTCTTCGTCAAGGGTCCGGGTTCGGGCCGCGAGACCGCGATCCGTTCGCTCCAGGCCGCGGGCCTCGAGGTGGGCACCATCAACGATGTGACGCCGCAGGCGCACAACGGCTGCCGCCCGCCCAAGCGTCGCCGCGTGTAACGCGTCGCTCGGATGACCGCGCCCCGGCGGCCGGTCATCCGAGCGCCTCAGCGTCTTCATAACTTCACAACACGGCGGCCCAGCCACCCGCCGCAACTGTCGTGGGCGTCATATGGCGGACGCCCTCGCCGAAAGGAAACCACGTGCTCATCGCACAGCGTCCCACGCTCTCGGAAGAGAGCATCTCGGAGTTCCGCTCCGCGTTCGTCATCGAGCCCCTCGAGCCCGGCTTCGGCTACACGCTCGGCAACTCGCTGCGCCGCACCCTGCTGTCGTCCATCCCGGGCGCGGCCGTCACGAGCATCCGCCTCGACGGCATCCAGCACGAGTTCGACACCATCCCCGGTGTCAAGGAGGACGTCGTCGAGATCGTCCTCAACATCAAGCAGCTGGTCGTCTCGAGCGAGCACGACGAGCCCATCACCGCCTACCTGCGCAAGCAGGGCGCCGGTGAGGTCACGGCCGCCGACATCTCGGCCCCGGCCGGAGTCGAGATCCACAACCCCGAGCTCGTCATCGCGACCCTCAACGACAAGGCGAAGTTCGACCTCGAGCTCACCATCGAGCGCGGTCGCGGCTACGTGTCGTCGACCCAGAACCGCAGCGAGTTCAGCGAGGCCGGCCAGATCCCGGTCGACTCGATCTACTCGCCCGTGCTCAAGGTGACCTACCGCGTCGAGGCGACCCGTGCCGGTGAGCGCACCGACTTCGACCGCCTCGTGGTGGATGTCGAGACGAAGCCGGCGATCTCGCCGCGCGACGCCATCGCCTCCGCCGGGCGCACCCTCGTCGAGCTGTTCGGCCTCGCCCGCGAGCTGAACACCGCCGCCGAGGGCATCGAGATCGGGCCCGCCCCGGTCGACGCGGTGCTGTCGAGCGAGCTGTCGATGCCCATCGAGGACCTCGACCTCTCGGTGCGCAGCTACAACTGCCTCAAGCGCGAGGGCATCAACACCGTCAGCGAGCTCGTCGCCCTCTCGGAGACGCAGCTCATGAACATCCGCAACTTCGGGCAGAAGTCGGTCGACGAGGTCAAGGAGAAGCTCGTCGAGCTCGGTCTCTCCCTCAAGGACAGCGTGCCCGGATTCGACGGCGCCCACTTCTACGGCGGCTACGACGACGACGAGACCGTCTGAGTCCCGCCCTGATCTGACACGAATTCTGGAGAACGACTGATCATGCCTCAGCCCACCAAGGGTCCCCGTCTCGGCGGCGGTCCGGCGCACGAGCGCCTGCTGCTCGCGAACCTCGCCGCGGCCCTCTTCACCCACAAGAGCATCACGACCACCGAGACCAAGGCCAAGCGCCTGCGCCCGCTGGCCGAGCGGCTCATCACCTTCGCGAAGCGCGGCGACCTGCACGCCCGCCGTCGCGTGCTGTCCGTCATCCACGACAAGACCGTGGTGCACGAGCTCTTCACCGAGATCGCGCCCCTCGTCGCCGAGCGTGAGGGCGGCTACACCCGCATCACGAAGATCGGTTTCCGCAAGGGCGACAACGCGCCCCTCGCCGTGATCGAGCTCGTCCTCGAGCCGGTCGTGAAGAAGCCGGCGTCGTCGAAGAAGTCGGCCGCCCGCACCGAGACCCCGAAGGCCGCCGAGAAGCCGGTCGCCGAGGAGGCTCCGGTGGAGGAGGCCGAGGAGGCTCCGGTCGAGGAGACCGAGGTCGTCGAGGAGGCTGCCGCCGATGAGGCACCCGCCGCCGAGGCCGACGCCGACGCCGACGCCGACGCCGCGGAGTCCGAGGAGAAGTAGCTCCCCGCATCCGTCCCGCCGAGAGGCCCCGCTCACCCGAGCGGGGCCTCTCGCGTTCTGCCGTTCATGGCGCGGCTGGAGCCGCGACCTCGTGGCGGGAGGCGTTTCCCCCGCCCACGTGTCACGGCTCCAGCCGCGCCATGAACGGACGGAGATGGGGGCGGGGCGGAGCCGCCTAAACTCGGCTCGTGACCACCGACCAGGCCGCCGTGCGCATCCGGCTCGACCTGGCATACGACGGCACCGACTTCACCGGTTGGGCCAGGCAGCCCGGCCTGCGCACCGTCCAGGGGGTGCTGGAGGACGCCCTCGTCACCCTCTTCGCGCGCAGCGGTGAGCCTCCACGGGTCACCGTGGCGGGCCGCACGGATGTGGGGGTGCACGCCATCGGGCAGGTCGCGCACCTCGATCTGGCCCCGGCTCAGCTGGCACAACTGGACCGGCGTCCGCGGGGGCGCGGGGCGGGAGCGGCGGGGGCGGATTCGCTCGCCCGTCGGCTCAACGGCATCGTCGGGCAGGCGGCCGACGTGCAGGTGCTCGCCGCCCGTGAAGCACCCCCCGGCTTCGACGCCCGCTTCTCGGCCGTCTGGCGGCGCTACGAGTACCGCATCGCGGACGCCGGGGCGCTGCGCGACCCGCGGGCCCGCGCCTACACCCTCTGGCATCCGTCCGACCTCGACGTCGCCGCGATGGACGCGGCCGCAGGCGGCCTGCTCGGGCTGCACGACTTCGCGGCGTACTGCCGTCCGCGCGAAGGCGCCACCACCATCCGCACCCTGCAGGAGTTCTCCTGGGAGCGCGCGGCCGACGGCGTGCTCGTGGCGCGGGTGCGCGCCGACGCCTTCTGTCACAGCATGGTGCGGGCGCTCGTGGGCGCGTGCGTCGCCGCGGGGGAGGGCCGGCTGTCCTCCGAGCGCGCGGCCGGCATCCGCGACGAGCGGCGGCGCACGAGCGAGTTCATCGTGATGCCCGCGCGCGGCCTCACCCTCGTCGAGGTCGGCTATCCGCCGGACGACGAGCTCGCCGCCCGCGCCGAGCGGACCCGCGCCCGGCGCACCTCTCCCGACGGTTTGACCCACCCCGACCCCGTCGACTAGTCTGTACAGGTTGTCTGCGTGTCCGCGCCGACGACCAGTTGAGCCCTCCATCGTCGGGTTCCGGATCCCTGGGATGCGGAACGCGCACCGGAGCGGGATTCACGAACACCTCGACAAGAAAGCAGTCCTTCCGTGACGCGTACGTTCAGCCCCAAGCCGGCGGACATCAAGCGCGAGTGGATCGTCATCGACGCCACCGACGTCGTCCTCGGCCGTCTCGCCTCCCACGCCGCCGCCATCCTGCGCGGCAAGCACAAGCCCACCTTCGCCCCGCACGTCGACGGCGGCGACTTCGTCATCATCGTGAACGCCGAGAAGGTCGCGCTCACCGGTGCGAAGCTCGAGCAGAAGAAGGCCTACCGCCACTCGGGCTACCCGGGCGGCCTCTCGGCCACCAGCTACACCGAGCTGCTCGAGAAGCACCCCACCCGCGCGGTCGAGAAGGCCATCCGCGGCATGCTGCCGAAGAACTCGCTGGGTCGCGCCCAGATCAAGAAGCTCAAGGTGTACGCCGGCGCCGAGCACCCGCACGCCGCGCAGCAGCCGAAGCAGTACACCCTCACCCAGGTCGCGCAGTAAGCGCCGAGAGACTTCCAAGGACATCACTGATGGCGAAGATCGAAGACACCGTGTCGGACGAGGTTCTCACCTCCTTCTCGACCGAGACCCCGGCTGACGAGGCGCCCCGCGCCCCGCGTGCCGTCCTCAATGTGCCCGGCGCTGCCGTGGGCCGCCGCAAGGAGGCCATCGCGCGTGTGCGCCTGGTCCCGGGCGGCACCTCGTTCACCGTGAACGGCCGCACCCTCGAGGACTACTTCCCGAACAAGCTGCACCAGCAGCTCATCAACGACCCGTTCAAGGTGCTCGACCTGATCGGCTCGTACGACGTGATCGCGAAGATCACCGGCGGTGGCCCCTCGGGTCAGGCCGGGGCGCTGCGCCTCGCGATCGCCCGTGCGCTCAACGAGATCGACCGCGAGAACAACCGCCCCGCCCTCAAGAAGGCGGGCTTCCTCTCGCGCGACGCCCGCGTTATCGAGCGCAAGAAGGCCGGTCTCAAGAAGGCCCGCAAGGCCTCGCAGTTCTCGAAGCGCTAGTCGTTCGATACGCGCATGCCGCGTCTCTTCGGCACCGACGGGGTCCGGGGGCTGGCGAACGGTGAGGTGATCACCGCGGACCTGGCCCTCGGCCTCGCGCAGGCCGCTGCCCGCGTCCTCACCCAGGGGCGCCACGCGGATCAGGTGCGCGGCGAGGGGCGGCGGTCGCGCGCCGTCATCGCACGCGACCCGCGGGTCTCCGGCGAGTTCATCTCGGCGGCCGTCGCGGCGGGGCTCGCGAGCTCGGGCATCGACGTGCTCGACGCGGGCGTCATCCCGACCCCGGCCGCCGCGTTCCTCGTGGGCGACATCGACGCCGATTTCGGCGTCATGGTGTCGGCGTCGCACAACCCGGCACCCGACAACGGCATCAAGTTCTTCGCGCTCGGCGGCGTCAAGCTTCCCGACGAGGTCGAGGATCGCATCGAGGCGGCGCTCAGCCAGCCCAAGCTTGCCCCGACCGGCGCGGGCGTGGGCCGGATCCGGCGCTTCTCGGATGCCGAGGACCGCTACCTCCTGCACCTGCTCGGCACGCTCGACGTGCGCCTCGACGGCCTCCACGTGGTGATCGACGCGGCGCACGGGGCCGCCGCCGGCGTCTCCCCGCAGGTCTTCGCGGATGCGGGCGCTCGTGTGACGGTGCTCGGCGCCGACCCGGACGGGCTCAACATCAACGACGGCGTGGGCTCCACGCACCTCGAGAAGCTGCAGGCGCTCGTGCGGCTCTCGGGCGCCGACCTCGGCATCGCCCACGACGGCGACGCCGACCGCTGTCTCGCGGTCGACGCGCAGGGCAACGTCGTCGACGGCGACCAGATCATGGCGATCCTCGCGGTCTCCCTGCAGCGTCGCGGGCAGCTTCCGCACGACGCGCTCGCCGCGACCACCATGAGCAACCTGGGACTCCGCGTCGCGATGGCGCAGCACGGCATCCGCATCGTCGAGACCGCGGTCGGGGACCGCTACGTGCTCGAGGCCATGGCGGAGCACGGGCTCGGCTTCGGCGGCGAGCAGTCCGGCCACATCATCTTCAGCAAGTACGCGACGACCGGCGACGGCATTCTCACGGGCCTCCAGCTGGCGGCCGAGCTGGCGCGCACCGGCAAGACGCTCGCCGAACTCGCCCGGATCATGACCGTCTACCCGCAGGTGCTCGTGAACGTGCGCGACGTGGACCACCACGCCCTGCACGGCGACGCGGTCATCGCGGATGCGGTCGCGCGGCACGCCGCGCTGCTGGGCGACGACGGCCGGGTGCTGCTGCGGCCCTCCGGCACCGAGCCGCTCGTCCGCGTCATGGTGGAGGCCCTCGAGGCCGAGCAGGCGCAACGGATCGCCGACGAACTCGCGGGAATCGTGCGCGAGCGCCTGGCGTTCTCCTGACAGCGAACCTCAGAAATGCAGGAGATGATGCTCCCGCCGAGTGAGTGATCCCGGAGATCGGGGGCTTTCGTGCCGGGTGTCCTGCATTTCTGAGACGGAGAGGAAGGAGCGGCGATGCCGCTGAACGGAGAGTACGAGCCGAGCACCTCGGAGTGGGCGCGCGTGCAGGCGGAGGCCTTCGAGGCCTCTGACGGCGCGGAGGCGAACGAGCTGCGCGGCCGCCCCATCATCGTGCTCACCTCGGTGGGCGCCAAGAGCGGCAAGCTGCGCAAGAACGCGCTCATGCGCGTCGAGCACGACGGACGCTACGCCGTGGTCGCCTCACGCGGCGGTGCGCCGCGGCATCCCTCGTGGTACTTCAATCTCGTCGCGAACCCGCACGTCGAGCTGCAGGACGGCCCCGTGAAGCGCGACTACCTCGCGCGCGAGGTGACGGGGAACGAGAAGGCGATCTGGTGGGCTCGCGCGAACGAGACCTGGCCGCATTACGCGGAGTATCAGGCGAAGACCGACCGGGAGATCCCGGTGTTCGTGCTGGAGCCGGTCGACTAGACCTTCCGGATGAGCACGCTCGACACCGTGTGATCCGAGGCCTTCCGCAGCACGAGCGAGGCGCGTGCGCGGGTGGGCGCGATGTTCTGCTCGAGGTTCGGCCCGTTGATGTCGCGCCAGATGCTGTGGGCGCGGGCGCGCGCCTCCTCGTCGTCGAGCGTGGCGAAACGGTGGAAGTACGAGCGGGGGTCGGCGAACGCGCCGCGCTGCAGCCGCAGGAAGCGGTCGACGTACCAGCGCTCGATGTCGATCGTGCGCGCGTCGACGTAGATCGTGAAGTCGAACAGGTCGCTCACCGCGAGCCGGGCGCCCGGCGCTGGTGGTTGCAGGACGTTGAGCCCCTCGACGATCAGGATGTCGGGGCGCCTCACCACGATCTCGGCGTCCGGGACGATGTCGTACGCGAGGTGCGAGTACACGGGCGCGCGCACCTCGTCGACGCCGCTCTTGATCCGGCTCACGAAGCGCAGCAGCGCGCGGCGATCGTAGCTCTCGGGAAAGCCCTTGCGGGTCATCAGTCCGCGCCGCTCGAGCTCGGCGTTGGGCAGCAGGAAGCCGTCGGTCGTGACGAGCTCGACGCGCGGAGTGTCATCCCAACGGGCGAGCAGTTCGCGCAGCAGTCGTGCGATGGTCGACTTGCCCACCGCGACGGAGCCCGCGACCCCGATCACGAACGGGGTGGGCGGTTCGCTCTGACCCAGGAAGTCGCGTGTGGAGCGGTGCAGGGCCTTGGCGCCGACCGCGTAGAGGCTCAGCAGCTTGCTGAGCGGCACGTACACCTCGGCGACCTCCCGCAGATCGAGCGCGTCGCCGAGTCCGCGCAGCCGCACGAGCTCCTCCTCGCGCAGAGGATGCGCGGTCGAGGGGGCCAGTGCCGCCCAGTCGGCGCGATCGAGTTCGAGGAACGGGGTCGCCGTCGCGGGACGCTCGCCGGGGTCAGCCATCCCGTCGAGCGTAGTCCCGCACCGCGCCCCGCTCGTCCCGAACCCCGCCGGGACGGGGCTCGGGGTGGTCGCCTAGGATCGTCAACATGTGCGGAATCGTGGGCTATGTCGGCCCCGGCAGCAGCCTCGACGTGTTGATCGGGGGTCTCAAGCGCCTCGAGTACCGCGGCTACGACTCGGCCGGTGTCGCGGTGCTCCCCGACGACGGCGGGATCGGTGCGCGCAAGCGCGCCGGCAAGCTCGGGGTGCTTGTCGACGATCTCGCCGAATCCCCGATCGCCGATGGCCACACGGGCATCGGGCACACGCGGTGGGCGACGCACGGCGGGCCCACCGACGTCAACGCGCATCCGCACTTCGGCGACGGCGGACGCCTCGCGCTCATCCACAACGGCATCATCGAGAACTTCGCCGAGCTCAAGGCCGAGCTCACGGCCGCCGGCGAGAGCTTCGAGTCCGAGACGGACACCGAGATCGCGGCGCTGCTCGTGGGGCGCGCCTTCCGCGAGACGGGTGACCTCACGGAGGCGATGCGGCAGACGGTGCATCGCCTCGAGGGCGCCTTCACCCTCCTCGTGCTGCACCAGGACGCCCCCGGCGTCGTCGTGGGCGCGCGGCGCAGCTCGCCGCTCGTGATCGGGCTCGGCGAGGGGGAGAACTTCCTGGGGTCGGATGTCGCGGCCTTCGTGGAGCACACCAAGC
The Protaetiibacter larvae DNA segment above includes these coding regions:
- the rplQ gene encoding 50S ribosomal protein L17, producing MPQPTKGPRLGGGPAHERLLLANLAAALFTHKSITTTETKAKRLRPLAERLITFAKRGDLHARRRVLSVIHDKTVVHELFTEIAPLVAEREGGYTRITKIGFRKGDNAPLAVIELVLEPVVKKPASSKKSAARTETPKAAEKPVAEEAPVEEAEEAPVEETEVVEEAAADEAPAAEADADADADAAESEEK
- a CDS encoding tRNA pseudouridine synthase A; protein product: MTTDQAAVRIRLDLAYDGTDFTGWARQPGLRTVQGVLEDALVTLFARSGEPPRVTVAGRTDVGVHAIGQVAHLDLAPAQLAQLDRRPRGRGAGAAGADSLARRLNGIVGQAADVQVLAAREAPPGFDARFSAVWRRYEYRIADAGALRDPRARAYTLWHPSDLDVAAMDAAAGGLLGLHDFAAYCRPREGATTIRTLQEFSWERAADGVLVARVRADAFCHSMVRALVGACVAAGEGRLSSERAAGIRDERRRTSEFIVMPARGLTLVEVGYPPDDELAARAERTRARRTSPDGLTHPDPVD
- the rplM gene encoding 50S ribosomal protein L13, with amino-acid sequence MTRTFSPKPADIKREWIVIDATDVVLGRLASHAAAILRGKHKPTFAPHVDGGDFVIIVNAEKVALTGAKLEQKKAYRHSGYPGGLSATSYTELLEKHPTRAVEKAIRGMLPKNSLGRAQIKKLKVYAGAEHPHAAQQPKQYTLTQVAQ
- the rpsI gene encoding 30S ribosomal protein S9; translation: MAKIEDTVSDEVLTSFSTETPADEAPRAPRAVLNVPGAAVGRRKEAIARVRLVPGGTSFTVNGRTLEDYFPNKLHQQLINDPFKVLDLIGSYDVIAKITGGGPSGQAGALRLAIARALNEIDRENNRPALKKAGFLSRDARVIERKKAGLKKARKASQFSKR
- the glmM gene encoding phosphoglucosamine mutase, which translates into the protein MPRLFGTDGVRGLANGEVITADLALGLAQAAARVLTQGRHADQVRGEGRRSRAVIARDPRVSGEFISAAVAAGLASSGIDVLDAGVIPTPAAAFLVGDIDADFGVMVSASHNPAPDNGIKFFALGGVKLPDEVEDRIEAALSQPKLAPTGAGVGRIRRFSDAEDRYLLHLLGTLDVRLDGLHVVIDAAHGAAAGVSPQVFADAGARVTVLGADPDGLNINDGVGSTHLEKLQALVRLSGADLGIAHDGDADRCLAVDAQGNVVDGDQIMAILAVSLQRRGQLPHDALAATTMSNLGLRVAMAQHGIRIVETAVGDRYVLEAMAEHGLGFGGEQSGHIIFSKYATTGDGILTGLQLAAELARTGKTLAELARIMTVYPQVLVNVRDVDHHALHGDAVIADAVARHAALLGDDGRVLLRPSGTEPLVRVMVEALEAEQAQRIADELAGIVRERLAFS
- a CDS encoding nitroreductase family deazaflavin-dependent oxidoreductase, with the translated sequence MPLNGEYEPSTSEWARVQAEAFEASDGAEANELRGRPIIVLTSVGAKSGKLRKNALMRVEHDGRYAVVASRGGAPRHPSWYFNLVANPHVELQDGPVKRDYLAREVTGNEKAIWWARANETWPHYAEYQAKTDREIPVFVLEPVD
- the coaA gene encoding type I pantothenate kinase — protein: MADPGERPATATPFLELDRADWAALAPSTAHPLREEELVRLRGLGDALDLREVAEVYVPLSKLLSLYAVGAKALHRSTRDFLGQSEPPTPFVIGVAGSVAVGKSTIARLLRELLARWDDTPRVELVTTDGFLLPNAELERRGLMTRKGFPESYDRRALLRFVSRIKSGVDEVRAPVYSHLAYDIVPDAEIVVRRPDILIVEGLNVLQPPAPGARLAVSDLFDFTIYVDARTIDIERWYVDRFLRLQRGAFADPRSYFHRFATLDDEEARARAHSIWRDINGPNLEQNIAPTRARASLVLRKASDHTVSSVLIRKV